Proteins encoded together in one Bactrocera neohumeralis isolate Rockhampton chromosome 4, APGP_CSIRO_Bneo_wtdbg2-racon-allhic-juicebox.fasta_v2, whole genome shotgun sequence window:
- the LOC126756178 gene encoding endoplasmic reticulum junction formation protein lunapark-A isoform X2 produces MGAILAKFRKEKSTAEVLEGLEEKITQIEKYTLNTQEQKRRIVGNFLATSIGIYVIAFIVFYFVYFPPTWRERIVYSVPLLLFPFVIILLRRLFTWYFERKLNKNSNKLTALHTEKKKILEQVMDKETYKVAVKLLAKYGDKTNGQRPFLALTPRPPAVSNLSAASQRLTIGQSPNAPATTSSLQDLRLRPTLSTTSLSATPRQLSSLRGSPVASLAGTQSLLPRAPLPITPQRRPIGQELRKRTPFPIVNQQGKGVLERIVDVLIGDGPKDRFAMICKECFAHNGMALKEDFDYATFRCAFCNALNPARKARPIAPRLPEQHFSPLKRDSSSSSTPTDVDSENDEPVGATPTPLTATTPRIQLTEAINTPVKAAEASAFEDATVGSVRRQAEIGAGDGPDVTAGEVVADAAGVEKMEIEHGDDQENEALAAEVVANLQALQAAEANEMSRLQERFAQMYATTDTEQQEQQSVGAAEADENAEEAREPAEELDEFKKLK; encoded by the exons ATGGGTGCTATATTGGCCAAGTTCAGG AAAGAAAAGTCCACCGCAGAGGTACTCGAGGGACTGGAGGAGAAAATCacacaaatagaaaaatatacattgaATACACAGGAGCAAAAACGACGCATTGTAGGCAATTTTCTTGCTACATCAATTGGCATTTATGTGATcgcatttattgttttttactttgtatactTTCCGCCGACATGGCGAGAGCGAATCGTTTACTCAGTGCCATTACTTTTGTTCCCATTTGT tatCATACTCCTGCGACGTTTATTTACGTGGTACTTCGAGCGAAAGTTGAATAAAAACTCCAATAAGCTGACAGCGTTGCATaccgaaaaaaagaaaatattagagCAGGTCATGGATAAGGAGACTTACAAG GTCGCAGTAAAACTCCTAGCCAAGTATGGCGACAAAACTAATGGTCAGAGGCCATTCCTTG CTTTGACTCCACGTCCACCGGCAGTCAGTAACTTGAGCGCAGCATCGCAACGTCTTACCATTGGACAATCGCCAAATGCGCCTGCTACCACAAGTAGCCTACAAGATCTGCGATTGCGTCCAACCTTGAGTACCACATCGCTTTCGGCTACACCACGTCAGCTCTCCAGTCTACGCGGTTCACCAGTTGCATCGTTAGCCGGTACACAGTCGCTATTGCCACGTGCACCCCTACCAATTACACCGCAAAGACGACCGATTGGACAGGAATTGCGCAAACGCACACCGTTCCCGATTGTCAATCAGCAAGGAAAAGGTGTTTTGGAACGTATAGTTGATGTACTTATTGGCGATGGTCCAAAGGACCGTTTTGCTATGATTTGCAAAGAGTGTTTTGCGCATAACG GTATGGCACTCAAAGAAGACTTTGATTACGCCACATTTCGTTGCGCTTTTTGTAATGCGCTGAATCCAGCACGTAAAGCACGCCCCATTGCACCGCGTCTGCCGGAGCAGCATTTCTCACCGCTGAAGCGTGACTCAAGCTCATCGTCGACACCGACGGACGTTGACTCGGAAAATGACG AGCCCGTCGGCGCAACACCAACaccattaacagcaacaacaccacgCATACAATTAACCGAAGCCATCAATACACCTGTAAAAGCAGCAGAAGCCAGCGCTTTTGAAGATGCAACTGTTGGTAGTGTGCGTCGTCAAGCGGAAATTGGCGCAGGCGATGGCCCTGATGTaacagcaggtgaagttgtcgCTGATGCGGCTGGTGTGGAGAAGATGGAAATCGAGCATGGTGACGACCAAGAAAACGAAGCACTAGCAGCTGAAGTTGTTGCTAATTTGCAGGCGCTACAGGCCGCTGAAGCCAACGAGATGAGTAGACTGCAAGAGCGTTTCGCCCAAATGTATGCAACAACTGACACAGAACAGCAGGAGCAACAGTCCGTTGGCGCAGCTGAAGCCGACGAAAATGCCGAAGAAGCGCGGGAGCCAGCGGAGGAGCTTGATGAATTcaagaaattgaaataa
- the LOC126756180 gene encoding ester hydrolase C11orf54 homolog: MADALVTEELLYEEKPLYVPPLQELKEIIQSALSKNFENVTVEVGDCPDLTDPFYGLLSSGLGGSPVLLEVGGPPFLLPLVQRSKVYNVKEIVQKALPGKGKLLAIGAGAGPFPLRNTNCEGIFNMAIDEQGTLKNGSYTAKVHGAEEVCVLERIPDSDPRCALLLNLYISRGAPGPVVKVKCSKRTGEQNFVECVRKGLEAHYKDKCVGMGGIFVLKKGAAHQHVMRDFSKTPLHSEEELNNWLKFYNMPAQLNAVGTLLTNEHGLDLRLQHFHSFSKSNWGGHYHHDTTPDEAEYEAYLNVAERVVRVDRPLESHQIGRD; encoded by the exons atGGCAGACGCATTGGTCACTGAGGAACTCCTGTACGAGGAAAAGCCGCTTTATGTGCCACCACTGCAGGAATTAAAAGAAA ttaTACAAAGTGCTTTAAGTAAAAACTTTGAGAATGTCACCGTTGAAGTTGGTGACTGTCCCGATTTAACCGATCCATTTTATGGTTTGCTGAGCTCAG GCTTAGGTGGCTCCCCCGTGCTGCTGGAAGTAGGCGGTCCACCATTCTTGTTGCCACTGGTGCAGCGCTCCAAAGTGTACAATGTTAAGGAAATCGTGCAGAAGGCCCTTCCCGGCAAGGGTAAACTATTGGCCATTGGCGCCGGTGCTGGACCCTTCCCTTTGCGTAATACCAATTGTGAAGGCATCTTCAATATGGCCATCGATGAGCAGGGTACTCTCAAAAACGGCAGCTACACAGCTAAAGTGCACGGTGCCGAAGAGGTGTGTGTGTTGGAACGCATTCCCGACTCAGACCCACGTTGTGCTTTGCTATTGAATTTATACATTAGTCGTGGTGCCCCCGGTCCAGTGGTGAAGGTCAAGTGCAGCAAACGTACGGGTGAGCAGAATTTCGTCGAATGCGTGCGCAAGGGCTTGGAGGCCCACTACAAGGATAAGTGTGTGGGTATGGGTGGTATTTTCGTGTTGAAGAAGGGCGCAGCACATCAGCACGTTATGCGTGACTTCAGCAAGACGCCACTACATTCCGAAGAGGAGTTGAACAATTGGTTGAAGTTCTACAATATGCCAGCGCAGCTGAATGCTGTGGGCACATTGCTTACAAACGAACAT GGTTTAGATTTGCGTCTCCAGCACTTCCACTCCTTCTCCAAGTCCAACTGGGGCGGTCATTATCATCATGACACCACCCCGGATGAGGCTGAATACGAGGCTTATCTGAATGTGGCTGAACGTGTGGTGCGTGTGGATCGTCCTTTGGAATCTCATCAAATTGGACGTGATTAG
- the LOC126756178 gene encoding endoplasmic reticulum junction formation protein lunapark-A isoform X1: protein MGAILAKFRKEKSTAEVLEGLEEKITQIEKYTLNTQEQKRRIVGNFLATSIGIYVIAFIVFYFVYFPPTWRERIVYSVPLLLFPFVIILLRRLFTWYFERKLNKNSNKLTALHTEKKKILEQVMDKETYKVAVKLLAKYGDKTNGQRPFLGKEFCTSHLYKSLFNSILFIVALTPRPPAVSNLSAASQRLTIGQSPNAPATTSSLQDLRLRPTLSTTSLSATPRQLSSLRGSPVASLAGTQSLLPRAPLPITPQRRPIGQELRKRTPFPIVNQQGKGVLERIVDVLIGDGPKDRFAMICKECFAHNGMALKEDFDYATFRCAFCNALNPARKARPIAPRLPEQHFSPLKRDSSSSSTPTDVDSENDEPVGATPTPLTATTPRIQLTEAINTPVKAAEASAFEDATVGSVRRQAEIGAGDGPDVTAGEVVADAAGVEKMEIEHGDDQENEALAAEVVANLQALQAAEANEMSRLQERFAQMYATTDTEQQEQQSVGAAEADENAEEAREPAEELDEFKKLK from the exons ATGGGTGCTATATTGGCCAAGTTCAGG AAAGAAAAGTCCACCGCAGAGGTACTCGAGGGACTGGAGGAGAAAATCacacaaatagaaaaatatacattgaATACACAGGAGCAAAAACGACGCATTGTAGGCAATTTTCTTGCTACATCAATTGGCATTTATGTGATcgcatttattgttttttactttgtatactTTCCGCCGACATGGCGAGAGCGAATCGTTTACTCAGTGCCATTACTTTTGTTCCCATTTGT tatCATACTCCTGCGACGTTTATTTACGTGGTACTTCGAGCGAAAGTTGAATAAAAACTCCAATAAGCTGACAGCGTTGCATaccgaaaaaaagaaaatattagagCAGGTCATGGATAAGGAGACTTACAAG GTCGCAGTAAAACTCCTAGCCAAGTATGGCGACAAAACTAATGGTCAGAGGCCATTCCTTGGTAAAGAATTTTGTACTTCGCATTTgtataaatctttatttaattcCATATTATTCATTGTAGCTTTGACTCCACGTCCACCGGCAGTCAGTAACTTGAGCGCAGCATCGCAACGTCTTACCATTGGACAATCGCCAAATGCGCCTGCTACCACAAGTAGCCTACAAGATCTGCGATTGCGTCCAACCTTGAGTACCACATCGCTTTCGGCTACACCACGTCAGCTCTCCAGTCTACGCGGTTCACCAGTTGCATCGTTAGCCGGTACACAGTCGCTATTGCCACGTGCACCCCTACCAATTACACCGCAAAGACGACCGATTGGACAGGAATTGCGCAAACGCACACCGTTCCCGATTGTCAATCAGCAAGGAAAAGGTGTTTTGGAACGTATAGTTGATGTACTTATTGGCGATGGTCCAAAGGACCGTTTTGCTATGATTTGCAAAGAGTGTTTTGCGCATAACG GTATGGCACTCAAAGAAGACTTTGATTACGCCACATTTCGTTGCGCTTTTTGTAATGCGCTGAATCCAGCACGTAAAGCACGCCCCATTGCACCGCGTCTGCCGGAGCAGCATTTCTCACCGCTGAAGCGTGACTCAAGCTCATCGTCGACACCGACGGACGTTGACTCGGAAAATGACG AGCCCGTCGGCGCAACACCAACaccattaacagcaacaacaccacgCATACAATTAACCGAAGCCATCAATACACCTGTAAAAGCAGCAGAAGCCAGCGCTTTTGAAGATGCAACTGTTGGTAGTGTGCGTCGTCAAGCGGAAATTGGCGCAGGCGATGGCCCTGATGTaacagcaggtgaagttgtcgCTGATGCGGCTGGTGTGGAGAAGATGGAAATCGAGCATGGTGACGACCAAGAAAACGAAGCACTAGCAGCTGAAGTTGTTGCTAATTTGCAGGCGCTACAGGCCGCTGAAGCCAACGAGATGAGTAGACTGCAAGAGCGTTTCGCCCAAATGTATGCAACAACTGACACAGAACAGCAGGAGCAACAGTCCGTTGGCGCAGCTGAAGCCGACGAAAATGCCGAAGAAGCGCGGGAGCCAGCGGAGGAGCTTGATGAATTcaagaaattgaaataa